The proteins below are encoded in one region of Helianthus annuus cultivar XRQ/B chromosome 2, HanXRQr2.0-SUNRISE, whole genome shotgun sequence:
- the LOC110918591 gene encoding aldehyde oxidase GLOX1, with protein MTFHRILLLLLLLLLHMPQSPAAAGGSWSLLLPSIGISAMHMQLLPTDRVVIYDRTDFGTSNISLPDGKCRPNSTDCSAHSVEYNIACNTVRPLMVLSNVWCSSGTLMPDGSLVQTGGWSDGDHVVRIYKSCDNCDWREIPTGLSQPRWYATNHLLPDGRQIIVGGRRSFNYEFYPKTSATETDFTLMFLVQTNEPDVENNLYPFVFLNTDGNIFIYANYRGILFDYVRSKVVRTFPAIPGGDPRNYPSTGSAVLLPLHIVQGNVDCVEVLVCGGAPRDAFKNANNGKFDGALDTCGRIKISDPDPQWVMETMPLARVMGDMVLLPNGDVLIINGGSAGVAGWDLARDPVLSPVIYGPDKPTKSRFEVQTPSTIARMYHSTAILLRDGRVLVGGSNAHDKYEFTNVLYPTELSLEAFSPAYLDPSLSGLRPNIISHETKTTIHHGENFVIRFIVSCPVDPNLVKVTMVAPSFNTHSFSMNQRLLILDGGNTTVAVGMSHYEVSVVAPPSGNIAPAGNYILFVVHQEVPSEGIWVSIR; from the coding sequence ATGACTTTCCACCGTATCCTACTtcttctcctcctcctcctcctccacatGCCACAGTCTCCAGCCGCGGCCGGCGGCTCATGGTCTCTCCTCCTCCCCTCCATTGGCATCTCCGCCATGCACATGCAACTCCTCCCCACCGACCGTGTCGTTATATACGACCGTACTGACTTTGGCACCTCCAACATCTCCCTTCCGGACGGAAAATGCCGCCCCAACTCGACCGATTGCTCTGCGCATTCGGTCGAGTACAATATTGCATGCAACACCGTACGTCCACTTATGGTCCTCAGTAATGTCTGGTGTTCGTCGGGCACATTAATGCCCGACGGGAGTCTAGTCCAGACAGGAGGGTGGAGTGATGGTGATCACGTGGTTAGAATATATAAATCATGTGATAACTGTGATTGGCGGGAAATACCAACTGGATTGAGTCAACCAAGATGGTATGCCACCAATCACCTATTACCTGACGGCCGTCAAATCATTGTTGGCGGCCGTCGGTCATTTAATTATGAGTTTTACCCAAAAACATCGGCGACCGAGACTGATTTTACTTTGATGTTTCTGGTTCAAACTAATGAACCAGACGTCGAAAACAATTTATACCCGTTTGTTTTTTTGAACACAGACGGGAATATTTTCATCTACGCGAACTACCGTGGTATTTTATTTGATTATGTCCGGAGCAAAGTTGTCCGGACTTTTCCTGCGATTCCCGGTGGTGACCCGAGGAATTACCCGAGCACGGGCTCAGCCGTACTACTCCCATTGCATATTGTACAAGGGAATGTCGACTGTGTTGAAGTTCTAGTTTGTGGGGGTGCACCTAGAGATGCATTCAAAAATGCAAATAATGGGAAGTTTGATGGGGCTTTGGATACTTGTGGCCGGATTAAAATATCCGACCCGGATCCACAATGGGTCATGGAGACCATGCCTTTAGCACGTGTCATGGGTGATATGGTATTGCTACCAAACGGTGACGTTTTGATCATTAACGGTGGATCCGCCGGGGTTGCCGGATGGGATCTTGCCCGGGACCCGGTTTTAAGCCCAGTAATTTATGGGCCTGATAAACCGACTAAAAGTCGGTTTGAGGTGCAGACACCGAGCACTATAGCTAGAATGTACCACTCGACTGCAATTTTGCTAAGAGATGGTCGGGTTCTTGTTGGTGGAAGTAATGCACATGATAAATATGAATTTACAAACGTACTTTATCCTACTGAATTAAGCCTAGAAGCATTTTCACCCGCTTATTTGGATCCAAGTTTATCCGGTTTACGCCCAAATATCATCTCTCATGAGACCAAAACAACGATTCATCACGGGGAAAACTTTGTAATCCGGTTCATAGTTTCATGCCCCGTTGATCCAAATTTGGTTAAGGTTACAATGGTGGCACCATCTTTTAACACACACTCATTTTCCATGAATCAACGGTTGTTAATCCTCGATGGGGGTAACACCACCGTTGCAGTCGGAATGTCTCACTACGAAGTAAGTGTGGTGGCGCCGCCTTCCGGAAACATTGCTCCGGCAGGCAATTATATTTTGTTTGTAGTCCATcaagaagttccaagcgaaggcATATGGGTTAGTATACGATAA